One region of Mycolicibacterium insubricum genomic DNA includes:
- a CDS encoding NHL repeat-containing protein, protein MPKHAPRALALAITALTVAVAPAVAGCQHDDTSSPSATSAATSAAGPTGGPATTAAGTESATATTTTTATGASTAAGSATVLPFAGLDHPLGVAVGSGVIVVDSANNRVVKLAEQSPTQTLLSFTGLNAPQSVSNDNGNLFVSDGGGTRVLWSSDRSSAPTPPWTASGSSREWSGPFTGLQNPHGVYAGGGAYYVVDTGNNRVLRWSSGRNTPEAVPFTGLNNPDGISALPDGPVVVDSGNNRVLLVSHTDANTEVQTVLGFTGLNNPHGVAVDWQGSVYVTDSGNNRVVKLTMNPTTHTGTQSILPFAGLNDPTGVAADDQGNLYVADTGNNRVLKLDKGFNH, encoded by the coding sequence ATGCCGAAACATGCACCGCGAGCATTGGCTTTGGCGATTACCGCACTCACCGTCGCCGTGGCACCCGCAGTCGCCGGCTGCCAGCACGACGACACGTCGTCGCCGTCGGCCACCTCCGCCGCAACCTCGGCGGCCGGCCCGACCGGAGGGCCCGCCACGACGGCTGCCGGCACGGAATCTGCCACGGCCACAACGACAACCACCGCCACCGGCGCTTCCACGGCAGCCGGCTCCGCCACGGTGCTGCCCTTCGCCGGGTTGGACCACCCACTCGGCGTCGCCGTCGGTAGCGGCGTGATCGTCGTCGACAGCGCCAACAACCGCGTCGTCAAACTCGCCGAGCAGTCACCCACCCAGACGCTTTTGTCCTTCACCGGACTCAATGCGCCGCAGAGCGTTTCGAACGACAACGGCAACCTGTTCGTGAGCGACGGCGGCGGCACCCGGGTGCTCTGGTCTTCCGACCGGTCCTCGGCGCCGACGCCGCCGTGGACAGCGTCAGGTTCCAGCCGCGAGTGGTCCGGCCCATTCACCGGCCTACAGAATCCGCACGGCGTCTACGCCGGCGGCGGCGCCTACTACGTCGTCGACACCGGCAACAACCGGGTGCTGCGGTGGTCGTCCGGCCGGAATACGCCGGAGGCGGTGCCGTTCACCGGATTGAACAACCCCGACGGCATCTCCGCGCTGCCCGACGGCCCGGTGGTCGTCGACAGCGGCAACAACCGGGTGCTGCTGGTCTCACACACCGACGCCAACACCGAGGTGCAGACGGTGCTGGGATTCACCGGCCTGAACAATCCGCACGGCGTCGCGGTGGACTGGCAGGGCTCGGTGTACGTCACCGACAGCGGAAACAACCGCGTCGTCAAACTCACCATGAACCCGACCACCCACACCGGAACCCAGAGCATCCTGCCGTTCGCCGGGCTCAACGACCCCACCGGGGTGGCCGCCGACGACCAGGGGAACCTTTACGTGGCCGACACCGGCAACAACCGGGTCCTCAAGCTGGACAAAGGATTCAACCACTAG
- a CDS encoding AurF N-oxygenase family protein, with the protein MARTKMVRRWRRNMEVRDDRPYVERLQTLSEGSVNRHFNPYQDIEWDDPQFEVFPNDPRWVLTNSDPIGRHPWYRAQPLEKQIAIGMWRQANVAKVGLHFESILIRGLMGYAFWLPNGSPEYRYCLHESVEECNHTLMFQEMVNHIGADVPGMPRMLKWVSPLIPLFAVPTPLLFFFGVLAGEEPIDHLQKAILREGKELHPIMERVMAIHVAEEARHISFAHEYLRKRVPALRRRPRFLLSLAVPLTMRILCSAIVKPPKAFWREFDIPREVKKDIFFKSPEARQMLSDVFGDVRMLCHDTGLMNPLARLVWKMCRISGSASRYRSEPNRTHLTIAERPLAAERAVESVPA; encoded by the coding sequence ATGGCACGCACGAAGATGGTCCGCCGCTGGCGCCGGAACATGGAAGTACGTGACGACCGTCCGTACGTCGAACGGCTGCAAACCCTGTCCGAGGGTTCGGTCAACCGGCACTTCAATCCGTACCAGGACATCGAGTGGGACGACCCGCAGTTCGAGGTCTTTCCCAACGATCCACGTTGGGTGCTGACCAACAGCGACCCCATCGGCCGCCACCCCTGGTATCGGGCGCAGCCGCTGGAGAAGCAGATCGCCATCGGCATGTGGCGCCAGGCCAACGTCGCCAAGGTCGGCCTGCACTTCGAGTCGATCCTGATCCGCGGCCTCATGGGGTACGCGTTCTGGTTGCCGAACGGTTCCCCGGAATACCGCTACTGTCTGCACGAATCCGTCGAGGAGTGCAACCACACCCTGATGTTCCAGGAGATGGTGAACCACATCGGGGCGGATGTGCCGGGCATGCCGCGCATGCTCAAGTGGGTCTCGCCGCTCATTCCGCTGTTCGCCGTGCCGACGCCGCTGCTGTTCTTCTTCGGTGTGCTCGCCGGCGAGGAGCCGATCGATCACCTGCAGAAGGCCATCCTGCGCGAGGGCAAGGAACTGCACCCGATCATGGAGCGGGTGATGGCGATCCACGTCGCAGAGGAAGCCCGCCATATCTCCTTCGCCCACGAGTACCTGCGCAAGCGGGTGCCGGCGCTGCGCCGCCGGCCGCGCTTCCTGTTGTCGCTGGCGGTACCGCTGACCATGCGGATCCTGTGCTCGGCGATCGTCAAGCCGCCGAAAGCCTTCTGGCGTGAATTCGACATTCCCCGCGAGGTGAAGAAGGACATCTTCTTCAAGTCTCCGGAGGCCCGGCAGATGCTCTCCGACGTGTTCGGCGACGTCCGGATGCTGTGCCACGACACCGGCCTGATGAACCCGTTGGCCCGGTTGGTGTGGAAGATGTGCCGGATCAGCGGCAGCGCGTCGCGGTACCGCAGCGAACCGAATCGGACCCATCTGACCATCGCCGAGCGTCCGCTGGCGGCCGAACGCGCCGTCGAATCGGTCCCCGCCTAG
- a CDS encoding serine/threonine-protein kinase PknD, with protein MKEVAFGRYRLLSVIGQGGMGTVYRAHDTVIDRDIAIKVLSAELAGEPGYADRFRREARVAARLAEPHIIPIYDTGEIDGQLYLTMPVVDGTDVAELLDRRGPMSPERAVHIVDQLASALDTAHAAGLVHRDVKPSNILVTGNDFAYLIDFGIAHDTGATGKLTRTGFVVGTWAYMAPERFTGGAAGPGIDVYALTCVLYECLTGSQPYPGDSLEQQFNGHYALAPPEPSPLNPTVPQGFSSVIARGMAKDPARRYRSARELVTAARNATHDAVPRRPGTPTPAGSTVPAPQPDTVAAARRRRRWPVLAGTAALLAAAAGAGLLIRAQPQPRAPAVSGQTGAAQAPTGPQPPATARQTDATVLPITGLAQPDGLAVDRAGTLYVADRGNNRVLQLRRSDSGATQLPVSGLSGPAGVALGADGAVYVSNIGNNLLLKFDPGATSTVQLPVTTLQQPRAVAADTADDIYLLDDSDHIQKLAAGSTETTTVGRGGLKNPSGIAVDAAGDVFVADTGNNRVLEVAAHSGTETPLAFGALAGPTCVAVDGAGTVYVADTGNNRVLKLPAGATAPTTLSATGLAGPTGIAVDTAGDVYVADAGNNRVLRLR; from the coding sequence GTGAAAGAAGTCGCCTTCGGGCGCTACCGGTTGCTGTCGGTGATCGGCCAGGGCGGCATGGGGACGGTCTACCGGGCTCACGACACAGTCATCGACCGGGACATCGCGATCAAGGTGCTTTCGGCGGAACTGGCCGGCGAACCCGGGTATGCCGACCGGTTCCGCCGCGAGGCCCGTGTCGCCGCGCGGCTGGCCGAACCGCACATCATCCCGATCTACGACACCGGCGAAATCGACGGGCAGCTCTACCTGACGATGCCCGTCGTCGACGGAACCGACGTGGCCGAACTGCTCGACCGGCGCGGGCCGATGAGCCCCGAACGTGCCGTGCACATCGTCGACCAGCTCGCGTCGGCACTGGACACCGCGCACGCCGCGGGCCTGGTGCACCGGGACGTCAAGCCGTCCAACATCCTGGTGACCGGCAATGACTTCGCCTACCTCATCGACTTCGGCATCGCCCACGATACCGGCGCCACCGGAAAGCTCACCCGCACCGGCTTCGTGGTGGGCACCTGGGCGTATATGGCGCCGGAGCGGTTCACCGGCGGTGCCGCCGGCCCCGGCATCGACGTGTATGCGCTGACCTGTGTGCTTTACGAATGCCTCACCGGGTCCCAGCCGTATCCGGGCGACAGCTTGGAACAACAGTTCAACGGGCACTACGCGCTTGCCCCGCCCGAACCTAGTCCGCTCAATCCGACTGTGCCCCAGGGATTCAGCTCGGTGATCGCCCGGGGGATGGCAAAGGATCCGGCGCGCCGCTATCGCAGTGCGCGCGAACTCGTCACCGCGGCGAGGAATGCGACGCACGACGCGGTACCCCGACGCCCCGGCACCCCGACGCCGGCCGGCTCGACGGTGCCGGCGCCGCAGCCCGACACCGTCGCGGCCGCGCGACGGCGCCGCCGGTGGCCGGTGCTGGCCGGGACCGCCGCGCTGCTGGCCGCCGCCGCAGGCGCCGGTTTGCTCATCCGAGCGCAACCACAACCCCGGGCACCGGCGGTTTCCGGCCAAACCGGAGCCGCCCAGGCGCCTACCGGGCCGCAGCCACCCGCGACCGCGCGGCAGACCGATGCCACGGTGCTGCCGATCACCGGACTCGCGCAGCCCGACGGTCTTGCGGTGGACCGCGCGGGCACCCTCTATGTGGCCGACCGCGGCAACAACCGGGTGCTGCAACTTCGGCGATCCGATTCGGGCGCAACCCAATTGCCGGTGTCCGGACTGTCCGGTCCGGCCGGCGTCGCTCTCGGCGCCGACGGTGCCGTCTACGTAAGCAATATCGGGAACAACCTGCTGCTGAAATTCGACCCGGGCGCGACCAGCACCGTGCAGCTGCCGGTCACGACCCTGCAGCAACCCCGGGCCGTCGCGGCCGACACCGCCGACGATATCTACCTTCTGGACGATTCCGATCACATCCAGAAGCTGGCGGCAGGCTCGACCGAGACCACCACCGTCGGCCGGGGCGGGCTGAAGAACCCGTCCGGTATCGCCGTCGACGCCGCGGGTGACGTCTTCGTGGCCGACACCGGCAACAACCGGGTGCTGGAGGTGGCCGCCCATTCCGGCACCGAGACGCCCCTGGCGTTCGGCGCTCTGGCCGGGCCCACCTGCGTGGCCGTGGACGGTGCCGGCACCGTGTACGTCGCCGACACCGGCAACAACCGGGTGCTGAAACTCCCCGCCGGTGCGACCGCTCCCACCACACTGAGCGCCACCGGGCTGGCCGGTCCCACCGGCATCGCGGTCGACACCGCCGGTGATGTCTACGTCGCCGACGCCGGAAATAACCGGGTGCTCCGCTTGCGGTAG
- a CDS encoding MFS transporter, which yields MSRLFADTTPLRVPDFRRLWWAGVPTVIGANLTIFAVPVQVYALTGSSAYVGLSGVFALVPLVVFGLWGGALADAMDRRLLLIIASVGLALASLGLWAQAALGLNNVWAVLGMLSVQQAFYAINAPTRAAAIPRMLPEEQLASANALNMTVTQFGAIVGPLLAGILLGWLDLATLYLVDALTCVAPIWATWRLAPMPVIAAVAGAARWGLTAVLDGFRYLVGNTVVLMSFVVDLIAMIFGMPRALFPQMAHESFGGPIEGGMTMALLAAAMSVGAVLGGVFSGWLPHIRRQGLVVVISIVVWGLAMCGFGLAGGLAGGSVGPALWVALAMLAVGGAADMISAALRSTILQQAASDDLRGRLQGVFLVVVAGGPRIADVVHGGAAALVGTTVAAAGGGALVVLGVLVAALIVPAFVRYRVVR from the coding sequence GTGAGCCGGCTGTTCGCCGACACCACCCCGCTGCGGGTACCGGATTTCCGGCGGCTGTGGTGGGCGGGCGTGCCGACGGTGATCGGCGCGAACCTCACCATCTTCGCGGTGCCGGTGCAGGTCTATGCGCTGACCGGCAGCTCCGCCTACGTCGGGCTGTCCGGGGTGTTCGCGCTGGTGCCGCTGGTGGTGTTCGGGCTGTGGGGCGGCGCCCTGGCCGACGCCATGGACCGCCGGCTGCTGCTGATCATCGCCTCGGTCGGCCTGGCGCTGGCCTCGCTGGGGTTGTGGGCCCAGGCCGCACTGGGCCTGAACAACGTCTGGGCGGTGCTGGGCATGCTGTCGGTGCAGCAGGCGTTCTACGCCATCAACGCGCCGACCCGCGCCGCGGCCATCCCGCGGATGCTGCCCGAGGAGCAGCTGGCCAGCGCCAACGCGCTGAATATGACGGTCACCCAGTTCGGCGCCATCGTCGGGCCGCTGCTGGCCGGGATCCTGCTGGGCTGGCTGGATCTGGCCACCCTCTACCTGGTGGACGCCCTGACCTGCGTGGCGCCCATCTGGGCCACCTGGCGGCTGGCGCCGATGCCGGTGATCGCCGCGGTCGCCGGCGCGGCCCGCTGGGGGCTGACCGCGGTGCTCGACGGCTTCCGCTACCTGGTGGGCAACACCGTGGTGCTGATGTCCTTCGTCGTCGACCTGATCGCGATGATCTTCGGCATGCCGCGGGCACTGTTCCCGCAGATGGCCCACGAGAGTTTCGGCGGCCCGATAGAGGGCGGCATGACCATGGCGCTGCTGGCCGCGGCGATGTCGGTCGGTGCGGTGCTCGGCGGGGTGTTCTCCGGCTGGCTGCCGCACATCCGGCGCCAGGGTCTGGTGGTGGTGATCTCCATCGTGGTGTGGGGCCTGGCCATGTGCGGGTTCGGGCTGGCCGGCGGGCTGGCCGGCGGCTCGGTCGGCCCGGCGCTGTGGGTGGCGCTGGCGATGCTGGCCGTCGGTGGGGCCGCCGACATGATCTCGGCGGCGCTGCGCTCGACGATCCTGCAGCAGGCGGCCTCCGACGATCTGCGCGGTCGGTTGCAGGGGGTGTTCCTGGTGGTGGTGGCCGGTGGGCCGCGGATCGCCGACGTCGTGCACGGTGGCGCCGCGGCGCTGGTCGGCACCACCGTCGCCGCGGCCGGCGGCGGCGCGTTGGTGGTCCTCGGCGTGCTCGTCGCCGCGCTGATCGTCCCGGCCTTCGTGCGTTACCGGGTGGTTCGGTGA
- a CDS encoding DUF2537 domain-containing protein yields MTDRHPGDGPTPWGTGLTVAAFVATATGIAVVVLGIGLIRVHPLLAVGLNLVAVGGLAPTVWGWRHTPVLRWLVPGLTVGVAVGWLILLAGGATGSL; encoded by the coding sequence GTGACCGATCGACACCCCGGCGACGGGCCCACCCCGTGGGGAACCGGACTGACGGTGGCGGCATTCGTCGCGACGGCCACCGGCATCGCGGTGGTGGTGCTCGGCATCGGACTGATCCGGGTGCATCCGTTGCTCGCGGTGGGCCTGAACCTGGTGGCCGTCGGCGGTCTGGCGCCGACGGTATGGGGCTGGCGTCACACCCCGGTGCTGCGCTGGCTGGTGCCCGGGCTGACCGTCGGCGTCGCCGTAGGCTGGCTGATCCTGCTAGCCGGCGGCGCCACCGGAAGTCTCTAG
- the pdxH gene encoding pyridoxamine 5'-phosphate oxidase codes for MRVEYGSAEKDASADLDVTWLADGWLALLHRWVADAQEAGIAEPNAMVLGTVEDGRPVTRSVLCKSIDENGVTFYTNYDSAKGGQLAVTPYASVTFPWYALGRQVHIRGPVAKVSRAETEQYWAQRPRGAQLGAWASAQSQPIDSRAALVGRLTEAAERFADTEQIPAPPHWGGYRIAPEVVEFWQGRENRVHNRIRVRLGPVVRVERLQP; via the coding sequence ATGCGGGTGGAGTACGGCTCGGCGGAAAAGGATGCCAGCGCCGACCTGGACGTCACCTGGCTCGCCGACGGCTGGCTCGCGCTGCTGCACCGCTGGGTCGCCGACGCACAGGAGGCCGGCATCGCCGAACCGAACGCGATGGTGCTGGGCACCGTCGAGGACGGGCGCCCGGTCACCCGCTCGGTGCTGTGCAAGAGCATCGATGAGAACGGCGTGACCTTCTACACCAACTACGACTCGGCCAAGGGCGGTCAGCTCGCCGTGACGCCGTACGCCTCGGTCACCTTCCCGTGGTACGCCCTGGGCCGCCAGGTACACATCCGGGGGCCGGTGGCGAAGGTCAGCCGCGCCGAGACCGAGCAGTACTGGGCGCAGCGCCCGCGCGGCGCGCAGCTGGGTGCCTGGGCGTCGGCGCAGTCCCAACCCATCGATTCCCGGGCGGCCCTGGTAGGCCGGCTCACCGAGGCCGCCGAGCGGTTCGCCGACACCGAACAGATTCCCGCACCGCCGCATTGGGGCGGCTACCGGATCGCGCCCGAGGTCGTCGAGTTCTGGCAGGGCCGGGAAAACCGGGTGCACAACAGGATCCGGGTGCGCCTCGGGCCGGTCGTGCGCGTCGAGCGCCTGCAGCCGTGA
- the serC gene encoding phosphoserine transaminase, which produces MADALTIPTDLKPADGRFGCGPSKVRPEQLSALVDKGAALFGTSHRQAPVKNLVGRVRDGVRELFSVPEGYQVILGNGGATAFWDAAAFGLVRDRSLHLTYGEFSAKFASAVAGNPFVGDPIVVSAEVGSAPAPQSDPAVDVIAWAHNETSTGVAVPVSRPSGSDGKLVLIDATSGAGGLPVDITAVDAYYFAPQKNFASDGGLWLAVMSPAALDRVAEIKDSGRWVPEFLSLPVAVDNSLKNQTYNTPAIATLLLMAEQLDWLNGNGGLDWATARTADSASRLYGWAEASSFATPFVTDPALRSQVVGTIDLDDAVDAAAVAKILRANGIVDTEPYRKLGRNQLRVAMFPAIDPDDVSALTACVDWVVERL; this is translated from the coding sequence ATGGCTGACGCACTGACCATCCCCACTGACCTCAAGCCGGCCGACGGCAGATTCGGCTGCGGCCCCTCGAAGGTCCGCCCCGAGCAGCTGAGCGCCCTGGTGGACAAGGGCGCGGCACTGTTCGGCACCTCACACCGCCAGGCCCCGGTGAAGAACCTGGTCGGCCGGGTGCGCGACGGGGTCCGCGAGTTGTTCTCGGTGCCCGAGGGCTACCAGGTGATCCTGGGCAACGGTGGCGCCACCGCGTTCTGGGACGCCGCCGCCTTCGGCCTGGTCCGGGACCGCTCGCTGCACCTCACCTACGGCGAGTTCAGCGCGAAATTCGCCTCGGCGGTAGCCGGCAACCCGTTCGTCGGCGACCCGATCGTCGTCTCCGCCGAGGTCGGCAGCGCGCCCGCGCCGCAATCGGACCCTGCCGTCGACGTCATCGCCTGGGCGCACAACGAAACCTCGACCGGCGTCGCGGTACCGGTCAGTCGCCCGTCGGGCTCCGACGGAAAGCTGGTGCTGATCGACGCCACCTCCGGCGCGGGCGGCCTGCCGGTGGACATCACCGCCGTCGACGCCTATTACTTCGCGCCGCAGAAGAACTTCGCCAGCGACGGCGGCCTGTGGCTGGCGGTGATGAGCCCGGCGGCGCTGGACCGGGTGGCCGAGATCAAGGACTCCGGGCGCTGGGTGCCGGAGTTCCTGTCGCTGCCGGTCGCCGTCGACAACAGCCTGAAGAACCAGACCTACAACACCCCGGCCATCGCGACCCTGCTGCTGATGGCCGAGCAGCTGGACTGGCTCAACGGCAACGGCGGCCTGGACTGGGCGACCGCCCGGACCGCCGATTCGGCCTCGCGGCTCTACGGATGGGCCGAGGCCTCGTCGTTCGCGACCCCGTTCGTCACGGACCCGGCGCTGCGCTCCCAGGTGGTCGGCACCATCGACTTGGACGACGCGGTCGACGCCGCGGCCGTCGCGAAGATCCTGCGCGCCAACGGGATCGTCGACACCGAGCCGTACCGCAAGCTGGGCCGCAACCAGCTGCGGGTGGCGATGTTCCCGGCGATCGACCCCGACGACGTCAGCGCCCTCACGGCGTGCGTGGACTGGGTCGTCGAACGGCTCTGA
- the sepH gene encoding septation protein SepH: protein MRDLKVVGLDVTGRNVICEIDQHSADAPDKFRLPLNEQLRAAVRGEQAKAGQTEIEIEPNLLRPRDIQARIRAGASVEQLVALCGGDIHRIQRFADPVLLERARAAELATAAHPMLDDGPSVLTLLETVSGTLIGRGLNPENLVWDAWRNEDGRWTVQLAWQAGRSENVAHFRYSPGSHGGTVTAIDDTAAELIDPSSTRPLRPLAAVAQLDFRATPAPKAPAVPKPTAQKPAAVAQAPAAPPATAATPVAPEPEPEAPKHRSRGRAHPTVPGWEDVLLGVRSGSER from the coding sequence ATGCGGGATCTGAAGGTTGTCGGACTCGACGTCACCGGCCGGAACGTGATCTGCGAGATCGACCAGCACAGTGCCGACGCCCCGGACAAGTTCAGGCTGCCGCTCAACGAGCAGCTGCGCGCGGCGGTGCGTGGCGAGCAGGCCAAGGCCGGTCAGACCGAGATCGAGATCGAACCCAACCTGCTGCGCCCGCGCGACATCCAGGCCCGGATCCGGGCGGGAGCGTCGGTGGAGCAGCTGGTCGCCCTGTGCGGCGGCGACATCCACCGGATCCAGCGGTTCGCCGACCCGGTGTTGCTGGAGCGGGCCCGGGCGGCCGAGCTGGCCACCGCCGCCCATCCGATGCTCGACGACGGGCCGTCGGTGCTGACCCTGCTGGAGACGGTGTCGGGCACCCTGATCGGCCGCGGGCTCAACCCGGAGAACCTGGTCTGGGACGCGTGGCGCAACGAGGACGGCCGGTGGACCGTACAGCTGGCCTGGCAGGCCGGCCGCTCGGAGAACGTCGCGCACTTCCGGTATTCGCCCGGCTCGCACGGCGGCACCGTGACCGCGATCGACGACACCGCCGCCGAGCTGATCGACCCGTCGTCCACCCGCCCGCTGCGCCCGCTGGCCGCCGTCGCGCAATTGGACTTCAGGGCCACACCGGCTCCGAAGGCCCCGGCCGTGCCGAAGCCCACCGCCCAGAAGCCGGCTGCTGTGGCCCAGGCCCCGGCAGCCCCTCCCGCGACGGCTGCGACGCCGGTTGCGCCCGAACCCGAACCCGAGGCCCCCAAGCACCGCAGTCGCGGCCGCGCCCACCCGACGGTTCCCGGCTGGGAGGACGTCCTGCTGGGCGTGCGTTCCGGCAGCGAGCGCTGA
- a CDS encoding TrmH family RNA methyltransferase, whose protein sequence is MLVVDIDDPADPRLDDFRDLNSVDRRPDLPGGKGLVIAEGVLVAERMLASRFAPHALLGTDRRLTELTPALTAAGRVDLPYFRTSAEVMAEVVGFHLNRGVLAAARRTRELDPADLLAAARTVAVLEGVNDHENLGSIFRNAAGLGVDAVLFGPGCADPLYRRAVRVSMGHALLVPFARTPAWPIGLRMLAEHGFTVLAMTPGPRSVSLAEAMTRAADARVAILVGAEGPGLTETALRAADLRVRIPMSRGTDSLNVATAAALAFYERVRVAP, encoded by the coding sequence ATCCTCGTCGTCGACATCGATGATCCGGCCGATCCGCGGCTGGACGACTTCCGCGACCTCAACAGCGTCGACCGTCGTCCCGACCTGCCGGGCGGCAAGGGCCTGGTGATCGCCGAGGGCGTGCTGGTCGCCGAGCGCATGCTGGCCTCCCGCTTCGCCCCGCACGCCCTGTTGGGAACCGACCGTCGCCTCACCGAACTGACGCCGGCGCTGACCGCCGCCGGCCGGGTGGACCTGCCCTATTTCCGGACCAGCGCCGAGGTGATGGCCGAGGTGGTCGGCTTCCACCTCAACCGCGGGGTGCTGGCCGCCGCCCGTCGTACCCGGGAGCTGGATCCGGCCGATCTGCTGGCCGCCGCGAGGACGGTGGCCGTGCTCGAGGGGGTAAACGACCACGAGAACCTTGGCTCGATCTTCCGCAACGCCGCCGGTCTGGGTGTCGACGCGGTGTTGTTCGGCCCCGGCTGCGCCGATCCGCTGTATCGCCGCGCCGTGCGGGTCTCCATGGGGCATGCGCTGCTGGTGCCGTTCGCCCGGACCCCGGCCTGGCCGATAGGTCTGCGGATGCTGGCCGAGCACGGGTTCACCGTGCTGGCCATGACCCCGGGACCCCGGTCCGTGTCGCTGGCCGAGGCGATGACCCGGGCCGCCGATGCCCGGGTGGCGATCCTCGTCGGCGCCGAGGGGCCGGGGCTGACCGAGACCGCACTGCGGGCCGCCGACCTGCGGGTGCGCATCCCGATGTCGCGCGGCACCGATTCGCTGAACGTGGCGACCGCCGCCGCCCTGGCCTTCTACGAGCGCGTTAGGGTGGCGCCGTGA
- a CDS encoding 4Fe-4S binding protein, which yields MPHVITQSCCSDGSCVYACPVNCIHPTPDEAGFATAEMLYVDPDACVDCGACVSACPVGAIVPDSRLVTEQLPFVELNAAFYPDRHGKKLPPTSKLAPVPPAPEIQRGGGPLTVAIVGSGPAAMYAADELLTQHGVHVNMFEKLPTPYGLVRAGVAPDHQHTKQITRLFDRIAEQRGFRFFLNVTIGTHLSHDDLLAHHHAVLYAVGAPNDRRLDIDGMDRPGVHTATELVAWYNGHPDFTDVPVDLSGDRMVIVGNGNVALDVARILTADPDELARTDIADHALAALRDSRVREVVIAARRGPAESAFTLPELIGLTAHRTVVLDDGDQALVTEALAGEHDALTRNKLDILSTLGASGVGKRIRLAYRLTPSRVTDDGVEFVRTGTEETVHIEAGLLATSIGYHGKAIADLPFDEAAGVVPNDDGRVLGAPGSYVAGWIKRGPTGFIGTNKTCAQHTVHQLVADFNAGLLSDPVGRHGALERLVAQRQPEHVDLVGWHAINAAEIARGGGVRPRDKFTRVNSMLAVAAQAPRPTLRDRVREALRV from the coding sequence ATGCCCCACGTCATCACCCAGTCGTGCTGCAGCGACGGGTCGTGTGTCTACGCGTGCCCGGTGAACTGCATCCACCCCACTCCCGACGAGGCGGGGTTCGCCACGGCGGAAATGCTCTACGTCGACCCGGATGCCTGCGTCGACTGCGGCGCCTGCGTCAGTGCCTGCCCGGTCGGGGCGATCGTGCCCGACAGCAGGCTGGTCACCGAGCAGCTGCCGTTCGTCGAGCTCAACGCCGCGTTCTACCCGGACCGGCACGGCAAGAAGCTGCCGCCGACGTCGAAGCTGGCCCCGGTGCCCCCGGCGCCGGAGATCCAGCGCGGCGGCGGGCCGCTGACCGTCGCCATCGTCGGGTCCGGACCGGCCGCCATGTACGCCGCCGACGAGCTGCTGACCCAGCACGGCGTGCACGTCAACATGTTCGAGAAGCTGCCCACCCCGTACGGGCTGGTGCGCGCCGGCGTCGCGCCCGACCACCAGCACACCAAGCAGATCACCCGGCTGTTCGACCGGATCGCCGAGCAGCGCGGCTTCCGCTTCTTCCTGAACGTGACGATCGGCACGCACCTGAGCCACGACGACCTGCTGGCCCACCACCACGCGGTGCTCTACGCCGTCGGCGCGCCCAACGACCGGCGCCTGGACATCGACGGCATGGACCGCCCCGGCGTGCACACCGCGACCGAGCTGGTCGCCTGGTACAACGGGCACCCGGATTTCACCGACGTGCCCGTCGACCTGTCCGGTGATCGGATGGTGATCGTCGGCAACGGCAACGTGGCGCTGGACGTCGCCCGGATCCTGACCGCCGACCCCGACGAACTGGCCCGCACCGACATCGCCGATCACGCACTGGCCGCGCTGCGGGACTCCCGGGTCCGCGAGGTCGTCATCGCCGCCCGTCGCGGGCCGGCGGAGTCCGCGTTCACTCTGCCCGAGCTGATCGGCCTGACCGCGCACCGCACCGTCGTCCTCGACGACGGCGACCAGGCGCTGGTGACCGAGGCGCTGGCCGGCGAGCACGATGCGCTGACCCGCAACAAACTGGACATCCTGAGCACGCTCGGTGCTTCCGGCGTCGGGAAACGCATCCGGCTGGCCTACCGGCTCACCCCGTCGCGGGTCACCGACGACGGCGTGGAGTTCGTCCGCACCGGCACCGAGGAGACGGTGCACATCGAGGCCGGGCTACTGGCGACCTCGATCGGCTATCACGGCAAGGCCATCGCCGACCTGCCGTTCGACGAGGCGGCCGGTGTGGTGCCCAACGACGACGGACGGGTCCTCGGTGCACCGGGGAGCTATGTGGCGGGTTGGATCAAGCGCGGACCGACCGGCTTCATCGGCACCAACAAGACCTGCGCGCAGCACACTGTGCACCAACTGGTCGCCGACTTCAACGCCGGGCTGCTGTCGGATCCCGTCGGGCGCCACGGCGCGCTGGAACGCCTGGTCGCCCAGCGTCAGCCCGAGCATGTGGATCTCGTCGGCTGGCATGCCATCAACGCCGCCGAGATCGCCCGCGGCGGAGGTGTGCGACCGCGCGACAAGTTCACCCGGGTGAACTCCATGCTGGCCGTCGCCGCCCAGGCTCCCCGGCCCACCCTGCGCGACCGGGTCCGCGAGGCGCTGCGGGTCTGA